The Verrucomicrobiales bacterium genomic sequence AGGGTCAGCTCGGGTTTGATTTTTTGAGAACTGTGCCGACCTGGTGGGACGAGACGCGCGTTTTAATAGGTCGGGTGGGTGAGGTGTTAGTGACCGCTCGTCGCAAGGGGAGTGACTGGTATCTCGGTGGCATGTCGGCCGTTCAGCCCCGCGACCTGGAAATTCCGCTGGAGTTCCTGGGAAGAGGCTCATTCGACGCTGAAATCTGGAAAGATGCGAACGACACCGACAAGGACCCGAACCACCTTGTCCACACCCGTTCCCGCGTCAGTTCGGGAGATCAACTTCGGATTCGCGTGGCCCTCGACGGTGGATTTGTTGCTAAACTTTCCTGGTCACGGTAAGCCGAGGGCGACGAGCTTTGCTTAGTAAGCGGCGACTTCCGCACCTCTCGCAAGACTCATAGCATCATCAGTATGTCCGGCAGGCCGCCTGAGGCAGCGCCAACGACTTACGCACGATAGGTCAAGGAGGGAAGATCCACGCCCAGTTCCCGCTCGATTCATTCTTAAAAGCTACTTCCCCGCCCGCACGCCTCGTTCACAGGTCCAACATGGCTTATCAGCCGCAACCATCACTGTCCACTTTCCCGACGTGCCGCTTGAGGATCTCCACCAAATGAATCAGCTCCTCCTCGCTGATGTCCACAAAGGAGTCCAGCGACTTGACTGCTGCCAGGATTTCTTCATGTGTCGGCGTGGTCGCATCCTTGGCTGACGGCGAAGGGGGTGGTGAAGCTGGGTAGCTCAAAATCGACGGATACCGCCTCCACTTGAATGAGCCGTTAATGAGAACGGCGATGGCGACCATGAACACCGCATTGGCCAACACCGGGAAGATAACAAAATGAAATCCAAGTTGACGGATCGCACTCCCTCCCATGACAGCAGTAAACGCCGTGGCACCTCCTGGTGGATGGATGCACTTTAGCTGATGCATCGCTCCGATCGAGAGGCCCACGGCAACCGACGCCGCCAGG encodes the following:
- a CDS encoding HPP family protein, which codes for LAASVAVGLSIGAMHQLKCIHPPGGATAFTAVMGGSAIRQLGFHFVIFPVLANAVFMVAIAVLINGSFKWRRYPSILSYPASPPPSPSAKDATTPTHEEILAAVKSLDSFVDISEEELIHLVEILKRHVGKVDSDGCG